Proteins from one Malaya genurostris strain Urasoe2022 chromosome 2, Malgen_1.1, whole genome shotgun sequence genomic window:
- the LOC131428939 gene encoding uncharacterized protein LOC131428939, with protein MSGDLKALLKREKQLHHFMELIDRFIQNFDEERDLRQINIRLQKLEEGGAEEDPEIKEEARQAREDSNFEVIHQFDNKFCHLKSELLDLQAETVQLWTHAAATQPMPTPVSRVRLPEIRLPSFGGKVREWVTFRDTFHSLIHNNNQLADVDKFTYLRSSLSGEALQEINSIELTAENYSVAWNALVRRYENKKLIVKAHIDALFSLESLKKESYDGINHLIGEFDKNLQMLNKIGEDTTGWSTLLAYMICSRLDSATLRLWETHHGSTEVPTYNNVIEFLRNHCVVLQSIIISKASGTDNRQAKTSFCHATAKAHGKCPFCNESWHTAFHCARFQRMKVPERSDAVNKNSLCRNCLSPGHYARSCERGVCHHCRQKHHSMLHTNQVRSSVPSSSTAPQAAIQQSRQPQIQTKPSTLNQPAQTQSSNTPATSAHSQNTSTQSTSANAATSHNYVALPTTQMHNILLSTALVKLTDRDGQSKLARALLDSCSQHCLMSKEFYKKLRFNEVPSYLAIQGIGAARSLSNKSVYAEVAARSSEISLFAEQMQFHVLPKLTVALPTANVNPVQWLLPKSTLLADPQFHEPRPVDVIIGAEFYMDLLKEGQVKATSEGPTLQNTVFGWIVSGRVPNSCSVGISSTAYACSTTEIQDQLTKFWELETCRTNSTNSIEESACEDHFEKTTVRDNEGRFVVMLPKKQFVISQLGDSKETAVRRFTGLEKRFSGNPQLKDLYTEFINEYQTLGHMIEVIDDSSIGTGYYLPHHAVLKPDSKTTKLRVVFDASCKTSTGVSLNDALMVGPVVQDDLIDITLRFRLHRYAIVADIAKMYRMVKVTKHDQQLQRILWRNSTDEQLRTYELTTVTYGTASAPYLATKCLQKLAEDGKQTHPIAARVLKQDFYVDDMLTGVNNIESGKQLVGDMIDLLKSAGFILRKWNSNCKEILLNVPENLRDDKTILELNSSNCAVKTLGLIWEPSSDTFRFSTPKWSTDIITKRTVLADVSRLFDPLGLVGPVIIQAKIFIQDLWKQECGWDEPLCEKLQEQWQEYRRNLTGLEGLTVPRWTGIGANVKSVEIHGFCDASEKAYGVCIYIRTISEQGEVNLHLLTSKSRVAPLENLKKKKTKQTIPRLELPSALLLSHVYEKVINSIRINAKAYFWTDSMIVKCWLASPPSRWKEFVANRVSEIQHITKNGTWNHIAGNENPADIISRGMSPVQLQYQSHWFRGPIWIMHESINWPINQPIHEEEIERSMLEEKETVTAMLQVVQPSEIFSLRSSWMDLIRLVALFRRFRFNAQVANRSCRKLGSISSDELDEAVRALIRLSQEECFARELSDISHSAHVRATSRIASLNPQLREGILCVGGRLRHAIIPASRRHPFIVDHRHPLATIIVRYYHLKLYHAGQQLIISTMRERFWPTNVRNLVRRVIHQCVACFRLKPKIHEQLMADLPPERVTPCAPFQRVGVDYCGPFNVVYPHRKRQSVKCFVAVFVCLVTKAIHLELVADLTTQAFLATLKRFAARRGKPDLIMCDNAKNFVGARRELDELRRLFLDQQFQNSVQKQTANESIEFRFIPARTPNFGGLWESAVKSFKTLLKRTIGSHSLVYDEMQTVLVQIEAILNSRPLTPLSNDSDDFEALTPGHFLIQRPLVAIPEPNLSEIPENRLSAWQKIQHYTQGIWKKWTFQYLSELHNRTKWMQHKENVAVGTMVVLKEENLPPLKWLLGRITEVHHGPDGNIRVVHVRTKDGIYTRGISKICVLPIRDKSNSSSEEI; from the exons ATGTCTGGTGATTTGAAGGCGCTACTCAAACGTGAGAAGCAACTGCATCACTTTATGGAGTTGATAGATCGGTTCATCCAAAACTTCGATGAAGAGCGTGACCTTAGGCAAATCAATATTCGTCTTCAGAAATTGGAAGAG GGTGGTGCTGAAGAGGATCCTGAAATTAAAGAAGAGGCAAGGCAGGCACGCGAGGACAGCAACTTTGAGGTAATTCACCAGTTTGATAATAAATTTTGTCATCTAAAATCGGAGTTGCTAGATCTTCAGGCGGAAACAGTACAGCTGTGGACACATGCTGCTGCCACTCAACCGATGCCGACACCAGTTTCACGAGTAAGATTACCTGAGATTAGACTGCCTTCATTTGGTGGCAAGGTTCGCGAGTGGGTGACGTTCAGGGACACGTTCCATAGTCTCATTCACAACAATAATCAATTAGCTGATGTAGACAAGTTCACGTATCTTAGATCTTCGCTGTCTGGAGAGGCATTACAAGAAATCAATTCGATTGAGCTTACGGCAGAGAACTATAGTGTTGCATGGAATGCACTCGTGAGACGCTACGAAAATAAGAAGTTGATTGTGAAGGCTCATATAGATGCACTATTTTCGCTAGAGTCTTTGAAAAAGGAAAGTTATGACGGAATTAATCATCTCATCGGAGAATTCGACAAAAATCTACAGATGTTGAACAAAATCGGTGAAGACACTACTGGGTGGAGTACACTATTGGCATATATGATCTGTTCGCGGTTGGACTCAGCTACTCTTCGTCTCTGGGAAACTCATCATGGTTCAACAGAAGTTCCTACATACAATAATGTCATCGAGTTCCTGCGAAATCATTGTGTTGTGCTCCAGTCAATTATTATATCAAAGGCTTCTGGCACAGATAACAGACAAGCAAAGACTTCATTCTGTCATGCAACAGCGAAGGCGCATGGAAAATGTCCGTTTTGCAATGAATCTTGGCATACTGCTTTTCACTGTGCAAGATTCCAACGAATGAAAGTTCCAGAAAGAAGTGATGCGGTGAATAAAAACTCGCTGTGCCGAAACTGTCTAAGCCCTGGTCATTACGCTCGTTCATGCGAAAGAGGAGTTTGCCATCACTGTCGTCAGAAGCACCACTCTATGCTACACACCAACCAAGTACGATCCTCCGTTCCATCTTCATCAACGGCACCACAGGCAGCAATCCAACAGTCTCGACAACCACAGATACAAACAAAGCCATCTACTCTGAACCAACCCGCACAGACACAATCAAGCAACACACCTGCTACCTCTGCTCACTCGCAGAATACATCTACGCAGTCCACCTCAGCAAACGCCGCTACTAGTCACAATTATGTAGCACTTCCAACTACACAAATGCATAATATTCTGTTATCAACTGCCCTTGTTAAGTTAACTGATCGAGATGGACAGTCTAAGCTAGCGCGAGCATTGCTTGATTCGTGCTCTCAACATTGTCTAATGTCCAAGGAATTTTACAAGAAGCTGCGATTCAATGAAGTTCCGTCGTATCTTGCTATTCAAGGAATTGGAGCTGCACGTTCCTTGTCAAACAAATCAGTTTATGCGGAAGTAGCAGCCCGATCATCAGAAATTTCACTGTTTGCAGAACAGATGCAGTTTCACGTGCTACCGAAACTGACTGTAGCATTGCCAACTGCAAATGTTAACCCAGTTCAATGGTTACTTCCGAAGTCAACCCTCTTAGCAGATCCGCAATTCCACGAGCCGCGACCTGTTGATGTCATCATTGGTGCGGAGTTTTATATGGATCTGCTGAAAGAAGGCCAAGTAAAAGCAACTAGTGAGGGACCAACACTACAAAACACCGTTTTTGGATGGATTGTTTCGGGTCGAGTTCCAAATAGTTGTTCTGTCGGAATATCATCAACAGCTTATGCTTGCTCCACAACGGAAATTCAAGATCAACTAACTAAATTCTGGGAGCTAGAAACATGTCGTACTAATAGTACGAATTCCATCGAGGAGTCTGCATGTGAAGACCACTTCGAAAAAACTACAGTGAGAGACAATGAAGGCAGATTTGTTGTCATGTTACCGAAGAAGCAGTTTGTTATTAGCCAGTTGGGAGATTCGAAGGAAACAGCAGTTCGACGGTTTACGGGATTGGAGAAAAGATTCTCTGGCAATCCACagttgaaggatttatatacGGAGTTCATTAATGAGTACCAGACACTCGGTCATATGATCGAAGTTATCGACGACTCGTCGATCGGAACAGGATACTATTTACCTCACCATGCAGTTCTCAAACCTGACAGTAAAACTACTAAGCTACGAGTAGTCTTCGATGCATCTTGTAAAACAAGCACAGGTGTGTCACTCAACGATGCTTTGATGGTGGGCCCTGTCGTGCAAGACGATTTGATTGATATTACATTACGTTTTCGATTACACCGATATGCCATAGTTGCAGATATCGCTAAGATGTATCGCATGGTGAAAGTTACAAAACACGATCAACAATTACAAAGAATACTGTGGCGTAACTCGACAGATGAACAGTTACGCACTTACGAGCTAACGACAGTTACGTACGGTACTGCGTCTGCGCCGTATCTAGCGACGAAATGCCTGCAGAAGTTAGCGGAAGACGGAAAACAGACACACCCGATCGCTGCAAGAGTTTTGAAGCAAGACTTTTACGTGGATGATATGTTGACTGGCGTCAACAATATCGAATCTGGGAAACAGTTAGTTGGTGATATGATTGACCTTCTGAAGTCTGCAGGATTCATATTGCGTAAATGGAACTCTAACTGCAAAGAGATTTTGCTTAATGTTCCAGAGAACTTGCGTGATGATAAAACGATCTTGGAATTAAACTCCTCCAACTGTGCAGTAAAGACGTTGGGATTAATTTGGGAACCTAGTTCAGACACCTTCCGTTTCAGTACACCGAAGTGGAGCACAGATATCATTACGAAGCGAACTGTGCTTGCTGACGTATCTCGTTTGTTTGACCCATTGGGTTTAGTCGGTCCAGTCATAATTCAAGCTAAGATATTCATTCAAGACCTGTGGAAGCAAGAATGCGGATGGGATGAACCATTGTGCGAAAAACTGCAGGAACAGTGGCAGGAGTACAGACGGAATCTGACTGGTCTTGAAGGGTTAACCGTGCCTCGTTGGACGGGTATTGGAGCCAATGTGAAGTCAGTAGAAATCCATGGCTTTTGTGATGCTTCCGAAAAGGCCTATGGGGTTTGTATCTACATAAGAACTATTTCTGAGCAAGGGGAAGTCAATCTGCATCTTCTAACTTCGAAGTCTCGTGTCGCCCCATTGGAGAATCTCAAGAAAAAGAAGACAAAACAGACGATTCCACGCTTGGAGCTCCCATCAGCTTTGTTGTTATCACATGTGTACGAAAAGGTGATAAACAGCATTAGGATCAACGCTAAAGCGTACTTTTGGACTGATTCAATGATCGTCAAGTGCTGGCTGGCATCGCCACCGTCCAGATGGAAGGAATTTGTAGCAAATCGTGTATCTGAAATCCAGCACATCACCAAGAACGGAACTTGGAATCATATAGCAGGAAACGAGAATCCAGCAGATATTATTTCACGAGGTATGAGTCCAGTACAATTACAGTATCAGTCGCACTGGTTTAGAGGACCAATCTGGATTATGCATGAGTCCATAAATTGGCCGATAAATCAACCGATCCACGAAGAAGAAATCGAACGATCTATGTTGGAGGAAAAAGAAACAGTTACTGCCATGCTCCAAGTAGTTCAACCCAGCGAAATATTCAGTTTGCGATCATCATGGATGGATCTGATAAGATTGGTCGCTCTGTTCCGTCGTTTCCGTTTTAACGCTCAAGTGGCCAACCGAAGCTGCCGCAAACTTGGATCAATTTCATCTGACGAACTTGACGAAGCTGTTCGTGCATTAATTCGATTGTCACAAGAAGAATGTTTCGCACGGGAACTATCAGATATTTCTCATTCAGCCCATGTTCGAGCAACATCCCGTATCGCCTCGTTAAATCCTCAGTTACGCGAAGGAATACTTTGTGTTGGCGGCCGGTTACGTCATGCTATTATTCCAGCAAGTCGCAGACACCCGTTTATCGTGGACCATCGACATCCGCTTGCCACAATTATTGTCCGATATTATCATCTGAAATTATATCATGCCGGACAGCAGCTTATAATTTCAACAATGCGAGAGCGATTCTGGCCTACAAATGTTCGGAACCTTGTTCGAAGGGTTATTCACCAATGTGTTGCATGCTTCAGACTGAAGCCAAAAATCCATGAGCAGCTGATGGCAGACTTACCACCAGAACGAGTGACACCGTGTGCTCCGTTCCAAAGAGTCGGTGTGGATTATTGCGGACCATTCAACGTCGTGTATCCACACCGTAAACGCCAGTCCGTTAAGTGTTTCGTAGCGGTGTTCGTGTGTTTAGTTACGAAAGCTATTCACTTAGAGTTAGTTGCTGATCTTACAACGCAGGCGTTTTTAGCAACTCTGAAACGGTTCGCAGCTCGACGAGGAAAACCTGATCTTATAATGTGCGACAATGCCAAAAATTTCGTCGGTGCGAGGCGCGAACTAGATGAACTTCGACGTTTGTTCCTGGATCAGCAGTTTCAAAACAGTGTACAAAAACAGACAGCCAACGAGagcatcgaatttcgatttaTTCCAGCTCGTACACCGAATTTCGGAGGTTTGTGGGAGTCAGCAGTAAAATCCTTCAAAACCTTACTTAAACGTACAATCGGATCACACAGCTTAGTCTACGATGAGATGCAGACTGTGTTGGTGCAAATTGAAGCTATTCTAAATTCACGACCACTCACCCCTCTCAGTAACGATTCAGACGATTTTGAGGCATTGACTCCAGGTCATTTCCTGATTCAGCGTCCATTAGTGGCAATTCCTGAACCCAATTTATCTGAAATTCCGGAAAATCGATTATCAGCATGGCAAAAGATCCAGCATTACACTCAGGGAATTTGGAAGAAGTGGACGTTCCAATATTTATCAGAGTTACATAACCGAACGAAGTGGATGCAGCATAAAGAGAACGTAGCAGTCGGAACAATGGTAGTTCTGAAAGAAGAAAATTTACCTCCTCTGAAATGGTTGCTGGGACGAATTACTGAAGTACATCACGGACCAGATGGCAATATCCGGGTAGTACACGTTCGTACGAAGGATGGTATTTATACCAGAGGAATCTCAAAGATCTGTGTACTGCCAATTCGTGACAAATCAAATTCTTCATCAGAGGAGATCTAG